Proteins found in one Serratia plymuthica genomic segment:
- a CDS encoding GGDEF domain-containing protein: protein MHTIPSPDTTTLRPALTVFILVFAACLFGIESRPIGFLAAFWPGNAVLLAVFVRYPKLVSRLGWAMAMLGYLTADLLTGSALDKALLLNCANIAGVVVGYQLFKRVPPQVRTLERTSSSVYLFAICLVSAAVTGVIGALASVLLFDREYFPALALWMSSEFTNYITLMPFILAFPADWRAYLRGMAQGITRRHGWYNTGRKLAVLILLVLACVGSILIGGPGAVIFPIPILLWLAMSFSLFSTLVVVLIYVLWCHLAIDLGLIAINVDMKALQNTVSMRLGVALLALGPIAIASMNFARNALLRQLEHVANHDALTHVLTRNAFMQRGARLLTQKGEQVCVMMLDIDYFKSINDRFGHSGGDAALISFTRAIAGDLRDSDLFGRMGGEEFAIVALLERQQDALYLAERLRRRVEIESIAMPAGNHLQITVSIGMVTCLGGTEQSLDNLLKIADMAVYKAKNGGRNRVATPEISPPIYSDH from the coding sequence ATGCACACCATCCCGTCACCTGACACCACAACATTACGGCCTGCGCTCACCGTCTTTATACTGGTGTTCGCCGCCTGCCTCTTCGGTATCGAGAGCCGGCCCATTGGCTTTCTGGCGGCATTTTGGCCGGGCAATGCGGTGTTGCTGGCGGTGTTCGTTCGTTATCCGAAACTTGTCAGCCGTTTAGGCTGGGCGATGGCGATGTTGGGGTATTTGACGGCAGATCTGCTCACCGGCAGCGCGCTCGACAAAGCCCTGCTGCTGAACTGCGCCAATATTGCCGGCGTCGTGGTGGGGTATCAGTTGTTTAAGCGCGTGCCGCCGCAGGTCAGAACGCTGGAACGCACGTCATCCAGCGTTTATCTGTTTGCCATTTGTCTGGTCAGCGCCGCCGTCACCGGGGTAATAGGTGCCTTGGCCTCGGTGCTGTTGTTTGATCGCGAATATTTCCCCGCTCTGGCGCTGTGGATGTCTTCGGAATTTACCAATTACATTACGTTGATGCCGTTTATCCTGGCTTTTCCTGCGGATTGGCGAGCCTATCTGCGTGGTATGGCTCAGGGCATTACCCGGCGGCACGGGTGGTATAACACCGGCAGAAAACTGGCGGTTCTTATCCTGCTGGTGCTGGCTTGCGTTGGCAGTATCCTGATTGGCGGGCCTGGCGCCGTGATTTTCCCCATACCGATCCTGCTGTGGCTGGCGATGTCGTTTTCACTGTTCTCCACCCTGGTGGTGGTGCTGATCTACGTTTTATGGTGCCATTTGGCCATCGATTTGGGGCTGATCGCCATTAACGTCGATATGAAGGCGCTGCAGAACACCGTGTCGATGCGGCTTGGGGTAGCGCTGTTGGCGCTGGGGCCGATTGCGATCGCCAGCATGAATTTCGCCCGTAATGCGCTGCTGCGGCAGTTGGAACACGTGGCGAACCATGACGCTCTGACCCATGTGCTGACGCGCAATGCCTTTATGCAGCGCGGCGCGCGGTTGCTCACCCAAAAAGGCGAGCAGGTTTGCGTCATGATGCTGGACATCGACTACTTCAAATCCATCAACGATCGCTTTGGGCACTCCGGCGGTGACGCCGCACTGATTTCCTTTACCCGCGCCATTGCCGGCGATCTGCGCGATTCCGATCTGTTTGGCCGTATGGGCGGGGAGGAGTTCGCGATCGTTGCGCTTCTCGAGCGCCAGCAGGATGCGCTGTATCTGGCCGAACGTTTGCGCCGGCGGGTGGAAATCGAATCGATCGCCATGCCCGCCGGCAATCATCTGCAAATCACCGTTAGCATAGGTATGGTTACCTGCCTCGGCGGTACAGAGCAAAGCCTTGATAATCTGTTGAAAATTGCCGACATGGCAGTCTACAAAGCCAAAAATGGCGGCCGCAACCGCGTCGCCACGCCAGAAATATCCCCGCCGATTTACAGCGACCACTGA
- a CDS encoding methionine ABC transporter permease: protein MRNQLPWEDLLALVLNATGETLYMVALASLFTLLLGLPLGVVLFITRKQGILPAPRINGALGAIVNLGRSLPFVVLLIALIPLTRLIIGTTLGSSAAVVPITIGAFPFFARIVESALDEVEKGRVEAILSMGGNVRHVIFKVLLPEALPTLLAGLTLTVVMLIGFSSMAGVIGGGGLGDLAIRYGYQRFNNQVMIATVIILVLLVQGVQTLGDRLVRSLAHRR, encoded by the coding sequence ATGAGAAACCAATTGCCCTGGGAAGATCTTCTGGCGCTGGTGCTGAACGCCACCGGCGAAACCTTGTATATGGTGGCGCTGGCGTCGCTGTTTACCTTATTGCTCGGTCTGCCGCTTGGCGTGGTGCTGTTTATCACCCGCAAGCAGGGCATCTTGCCCGCACCGCGCATCAACGGGGCGCTGGGCGCAATCGTCAATCTGGGGCGCTCGCTGCCGTTTGTGGTGCTGTTGATAGCCTTGATCCCGTTAACCCGGCTGATTATCGGCACCACGTTAGGTAGCTCCGCGGCGGTAGTGCCGATCACCATTGGCGCTTTTCCATTCTTTGCGCGCATCGTCGAGTCGGCGCTGGATGAGGTGGAAAAAGGGCGGGTCGAGGCGATTTTGTCGATGGGCGGCAATGTGCGCCACGTCATTTTTAAAGTGCTGCTGCCGGAAGCCTTGCCGACGCTGTTGGCCGGGCTGACGCTGACGGTGGTGATGCTGATTGGTTTTTCCTCCATGGCCGGCGTGATCGGCGGCGGCGGATTAGGCGATCTGGCGATCCGTTATGGTTATCAACGTTTCAACAATCAGGTGATGATCGCGACGGTGATTATTTTGGTGCTCCTGGTGCAGGGCGTGCAAACCCTGGGCGATCGCCTGGTCCGCTCGCTGGCGCATCGGCGTTAG
- a CDS encoding methionine ABC transporter ATP-binding protein produces the protein MIVVERLGKTYGAGETPALEQVSLTINDGSVFGIIGRSGAGKSTLIRCLNLLERPSTGRILMDGRDLTQLSEAELRRQRQRIGMIFQGFNLLHARNVRDNITLPLEIAGVPRAERLRRAAELLDLVGLNDKARAFPSQLSGGQKQRVGIARALAARPDYLLSDEATSALDPETTASILALLKDINRQLGLTIVLITHELDVVKAICDHAALLAAGRVVEWGPIGELLADPASPLGQALLPGCLTPVAPETQVAELTFFDSVRASPVLSELAQRHAVDVTLLGGGVELIAGQSVGRFRVGLRSPQGGLPLAEVVAFLNQRGVRAELL, from the coding sequence ATGATTGTCGTAGAACGGCTTGGTAAAACCTACGGCGCCGGTGAAACGCCGGCGCTGGAACAGGTGTCGCTTACCATTAACGACGGCTCGGTGTTCGGCATTATCGGCCGCAGCGGCGCGGGCAAGAGCACCCTGATCCGCTGCCTTAATTTGCTGGAGCGGCCCAGCACGGGCCGCATTTTGATGGACGGGCGCGATCTGACCCAACTGAGCGAAGCGGAACTGCGGCGCCAGCGCCAACGTATCGGCATGATATTTCAGGGGTTCAATCTGCTGCATGCCCGCAACGTACGGGATAACATCACCTTGCCGCTGGAGATCGCCGGCGTACCCCGTGCGGAACGCCTTCGCCGCGCCGCTGAACTGCTCGATCTGGTCGGGCTGAACGACAAGGCACGCGCTTTTCCTTCTCAGCTGTCAGGCGGGCAGAAACAGCGCGTCGGTATCGCCCGGGCGCTGGCGGCCCGGCCGGACTATTTGCTTTCCGATGAGGCGACCAGCGCGCTGGATCCGGAAACCACCGCCTCTATTCTTGCCTTGTTGAAAGACATCAACCGCCAGTTGGGATTAACCATTGTGCTGATCACCCACGAACTGGACGTGGTGAAGGCCATTTGTGACCATGCGGCGCTGCTGGCCGCCGGGCGGGTGGTTGAATGGGGGCCGATTGGCGAGCTGCTGGCGGACCCGGCATCGCCGCTGGGGCAGGCGTTGTTGCCGGGTTGCCTGACGCCGGTGGCGCCGGAAACCCAGGTGGCGGAGCTGACATTTTTCGACAGCGTGCGCGCCTCGCCGGTGCTCAGCGAACTGGCGCAGCGCCATGCGGTGGACGTTACGCTGCTGGGCGGGGGCGTTGAACTGATTGCCGGCCAGAGCGTCGGCCGTTTCCGGGTGGGGTTGCGATCGCCGCAGGGTGGTTTGCCTTTGGCGGAAGTGGTGGCGTTCCTCAATCAACGGGGCGTGAGGGCCGAATTGCTATGA
- a CDS encoding MetQ/NlpA family ABC transporter substrate-binding protein: MFKTTISRLALLTVLALPASLLAAEPLRVAADPVPHAEILAYVQKIDPQLKLKVIEIGNGVNSNELLAHGDVDANYFQHLPYLHSQEQALGTKFAVAASVHIEPLGIYSSKYKKLSEVPDNAKVAVPNNVTNLSRALYLLQAQELITLKAGFNDPAKDQATPKDIANNPKHLKILEIESPQIPRALDDVDLAVINGNYALEAGLTPARDALGLESPKNNPYANILVTTPQLENDPRIRQLAKDLQSPEVAKFIQQKYQGSVIPVAPADAG, from the coding sequence ATGTTTAAAACGACGATTTCCCGTTTGGCTCTGCTGACGGTGCTGGCGCTACCGGCCTCTCTGCTGGCGGCGGAACCGCTGCGGGTGGCGGCCGATCCGGTGCCCCATGCGGAGATCCTGGCCTACGTGCAGAAAATTGATCCACAGCTGAAACTGAAGGTGATTGAGATCGGTAACGGCGTGAATTCCAATGAGCTGTTGGCGCACGGCGACGTGGATGCCAACTACTTCCAGCACCTGCCTTATCTGCATTCGCAGGAACAGGCGCTGGGCACAAAATTCGCCGTGGCGGCCAGCGTGCATATCGAACCGCTGGGCATCTACTCGAGCAAGTATAAAAAGCTGAGCGAGGTGCCGGACAACGCCAAGGTGGCGGTGCCCAATAACGTCACTAACCTCAGCCGGGCGCTGTACCTGCTGCAGGCGCAAGAGCTGATTACCCTGAAAGCCGGTTTTAACGATCCGGCCAAGGATCAGGCAACGCCAAAAGACATTGCCAACAACCCCAAACACCTCAAGATACTGGAGATTGAATCGCCACAGATCCCGCGTGCATTGGATGACGTCGATTTGGCGGTAATTAACGGCAACTATGCGCTGGAGGCCGGGCTTACGCCAGCCAGGGACGCGCTGGGGCTGGAAAGTCCGAAAAATAATCCCTATGCCAATATTCTGGTCACGACACCGCAACTGGAGAACGATCCGCGCATCAGGCAACTGGCCAAAGATTTGCAGTCGCCAGAGGTGGCCAAATTCATTCAGCAAAAATATCAGGGCTCGGTGATCCCCGTGGCACCTGCGGACGCCGGCTGA
- a CDS encoding acyltransferase, whose amino-acid sequence MKLIESEVRDVISGKNVTIIRPANVYGCELRDDVFIGPFVEIQKGCVIGSGSRIQSHTFICENVTLGQNCFIGHNVTFANDLFRSGAPDPLPNNWITITLGDSVTVGSGATILSPFICSGSVIGAGSVVVKQIEIKGIYAGNPARLIRPL is encoded by the coding sequence ATGAAATTGATAGAAAGTGAAGTTCGCGACGTAATTTCAGGAAAAAACGTCACCATCATCAGACCTGCCAATGTTTATGGGTGTGAGCTCAGGGATGATGTATTCATTGGCCCTTTCGTTGAGATTCAAAAAGGGTGTGTAATTGGAAGTGGAAGCCGAATCCAATCACACACATTTATTTGTGAAAACGTAACATTAGGTCAGAACTGCTTTATTGGTCATAACGTAACATTCGCAAACGATCTGTTTCGTTCAGGAGCTCCGGACCCGCTGCCGAATAACTGGATCACCATTACCCTTGGAGATTCGGTCACTGTGGGCAGCGGGGCCACTATTCTATCACCATTTATATGCAGTGGTTCCGTCATTGGTGCAGGTTCCGTCGTGGTTAAACAGATCGAGATAAAAGGAATTTATGCAGGGAACCCAGCAAGACTGATTCGACCATTATGA
- a CDS encoding glycoside hydrolase family 13 protein, translating to MSGAQTARWWKEAVVYQIYPRSFMDSNGDGIGDLNGITARLDYLQWLGVDALWICPMYRSPNDDNGYDISDYQAIMTEFGTMADFDRLLAEAHARGMRLILDLVVNHTSDEHPWFIESRSSKSSARRDWYIWRDGKNGAEPNNWESIFNGSAWKYHPGSEQYFLHLFSERQPDLNWENPQVRAALYDMMRWWLDKGIDGFRIDAICHMKKQPGLTDMPNPHGLRYVPSFERHLNYDGLLDYVDEMCEQVFNRYDIMTVGEMNGASAEQGEEWVGERHGRLNMIFQFEHVKLWETANQQAPDAGLDLLGLKNIFTRWQTLLEGKGWNALYVENHDIPRVVSKWGDDGRYQRESATAIAALYFLMQGTPFIYQGQELGMTNTHFAGLDDFNDVATKNRAAELRRQGMDEDRILAILRRSSRDNSRTPMPWNDGPNGGFSAATPWFALNANYRDINVARQSGEPDSVLNFYRALIRLRKQTPALLYGRYRLLLAEHRHIYAYTRTLDDRQLLVLCNLSGEPQQVDPQHLTLDGWQLRLGNYPQNGEPQRLRPYETRIYQA from the coding sequence ATGAGCGGTGCGCAAACGGCGCGATGGTGGAAAGAGGCGGTGGTTTATCAAATCTACCCGCGCAGCTTTATGGATTCCAACGGTGACGGCATTGGCGATCTGAACGGCATTACCGCGCGGCTGGACTATTTGCAGTGGCTGGGCGTAGACGCTCTGTGGATCTGCCCGATGTATCGCTCGCCGAACGACGACAATGGCTACGATATCAGCGACTATCAGGCGATTATGACCGAGTTCGGCACTATGGCGGACTTTGATCGCCTGCTGGCGGAGGCGCATGCGCGCGGCATGCGGCTGATACTCGATCTGGTGGTGAACCACACGTCGGACGAACATCCGTGGTTTATTGAATCCCGTTCATCCAAATCCAGCGCCAGGCGCGACTGGTATATCTGGCGCGACGGCAAAAACGGCGCGGAACCCAATAACTGGGAGAGCATTTTCAACGGCTCTGCCTGGAAGTACCATCCTGGCAGCGAACAATACTTTCTGCATCTGTTCTCCGAGCGCCAGCCGGATCTGAACTGGGAGAACCCGCAGGTACGCGCAGCGCTGTACGACATGATGCGTTGGTGGCTGGATAAGGGCATCGACGGTTTCCGTATCGACGCCATCTGCCATATGAAAAAACAGCCGGGACTGACCGACATGCCGAACCCGCACGGGCTGCGTTACGTGCCGTCGTTCGAACGGCATCTCAACTACGATGGGCTGCTGGATTATGTCGATGAGATGTGCGAACAGGTGTTTAACCGCTACGACATCATGACGGTGGGGGAAATGAACGGCGCCTCGGCGGAACAGGGGGAGGAGTGGGTGGGAGAGCGGCATGGCCGCTTGAACATGATTTTCCAGTTCGAGCACGTCAAGCTGTGGGAAACCGCCAATCAGCAGGCGCCGGATGCCGGGCTGGATTTGCTCGGCCTGAAAAACATTTTCACCCGCTGGCAGACATTGCTGGAGGGCAAGGGCTGGAACGCGCTGTACGTCGAGAACCACGATATTCCGCGCGTGGTGTCGAAATGGGGGGACGACGGGCGCTACCAACGCGAAAGCGCCACCGCCATTGCCGCGCTGTATTTTCTGATGCAGGGAACGCCGTTTATTTATCAGGGGCAGGAACTGGGCATGACCAACACCCATTTTGCCGGCCTGGATGACTTTAACGACGTCGCCACCAAAAATCGCGCCGCCGAGCTGCGCCGACAGGGAATGGATGAGGATCGGATCCTGGCGATTCTGCGCCGCAGTTCGCGTGATAACTCACGCACGCCGATGCCATGGAACGACGGGCCTAACGGCGGCTTTAGCGCCGCAACGCCCTGGTTTGCGCTTAACGCCAACTACCGCGATATCAACGTGGCGCGCCAAAGTGGAGAGCCGGACTCGGTGCTGAATTTCTACCGTGCGCTGATCCGGCTGCGCAAACAAACCCCGGCGCTGCTGTATGGCCGCTATCGATTGCTGCTGGCCGAACATCGGCATATTTACGCCTATACCCGCACCCTGGATGACCGGCAACTGCTGGTGCTGTGCAACCTGAGCGGCGAACCGCAGCAGGTTGATCCCCAACATCTGACGCTGGACGGTTGGCAACTGCGGTTGGGCAATTACCCGCAGAACGGAGAGCCGCAGCGGCTACGCCCTTACGAGACGCGGATTTATCAGGCATAG
- a CDS encoding ABC transporter ATP-binding protein, translated as MAQLTLEKLQKRYGANAEVIKSLDLQINSGEFVVIVGPSGCGKSTLLRMIAGLEEISSGGMYIDGNYVNDDTPAERGIGMVFQSYALYPHMSVYKNMAFALELAGHSVEEIDRRVRESARILQLEPLLERRPKDLSGGQRQRVAIGRAIVREPKLFLFDEPLSNLDASLRVQMRMEVASLHKRLGSTIIYVTHDQVEAMTLADRIVVLNKGHVEQVGTPLELYDRPANEFVAQFIGSPKMNLIPAILRRAGERQSVVELDNGKALVLPIATPVAAEGQSVNVGIRPEHIRGGEQAQCEFQGEVMFVEHMGNETYLYLDNGNAAEPWVLRNPERSTIQAGETVGVRLPVECCYLFDRQGRAFPRILASEQAH; from the coding sequence ATGGCGCAATTAACGCTGGAAAAACTGCAAAAACGCTATGGCGCTAACGCAGAGGTGATCAAGTCGCTGGATCTGCAGATCAACAGCGGGGAGTTCGTGGTGATCGTCGGGCCTTCCGGCTGCGGCAAATCGACGTTGCTGCGCATGATCGCCGGGCTGGAGGAGATCAGCAGCGGCGGCATGTATATCGATGGCAACTACGTCAATGACGATACGCCGGCCGAGCGCGGTATCGGCATGGTGTTCCAATCTTACGCGCTCTATCCGCACATGAGCGTCTACAAAAACATGGCGTTTGCGCTGGAACTGGCCGGCCATTCGGTGGAGGAGATCGACCGCCGGGTGCGCGAAAGCGCCCGCATTTTGCAGCTTGAACCCTTGCTGGAGCGGCGTCCGAAGGATTTGTCCGGCGGGCAACGCCAGCGGGTGGCGATTGGCCGCGCCATCGTGCGCGAACCTAAGCTGTTTTTGTTCGATGAGCCTTTGTCCAACCTCGACGCATCGCTGCGCGTACAAATGCGCATGGAAGTGGCCTCGCTGCATAAACGGCTGGGTTCGACCATTATTTACGTGACTCACGATCAGGTCGAAGCCATGACGCTGGCCGACCGCATCGTGGTGCTCAACAAAGGGCATGTCGAGCAGGTGGGAACGCCGCTGGAGCTTTACGATCGGCCGGCCAACGAATTTGTCGCCCAGTTTATCGGCTCGCCGAAAATGAACCTGATCCCGGCCATCCTGCGGCGGGCCGGTGAGCGGCAGAGCGTGGTGGAACTGGACAACGGCAAAGCGCTGGTGTTGCCGATCGCCACGCCGGTGGCGGCGGAAGGCCAGAGTGTTAACGTCGGCATACGTCCAGAGCATATTCGCGGCGGCGAACAGGCGCAGTGCGAGTTTCAGGGCGAGGTGATGTTCGTCGAGCATATGGGCAACGAAACCTACCTCTATCTGGATAACGGCAACGCGGCGGAACCCTGGGTGCTGCGCAATCCCGAACGCTCGACCATTCAGGCCGGTGAAACCGTCGGCGTGCGCCTGCCGGTAGAGTGTTGTTACCTGTTTGACCGCCAGGGGCGCGCGTTCCCTCGCATTTTGGCGTCGGAACAGGCGCATTAA
- a CDS encoding alpha-glucosidase: MATKIVLVGAGSAQFGYGTLGDIFQSKTLYGSEIVLHDINPASLAVTEKTARDFLAAEDLPFIVSATTDRKTALSGAEFVIISIEVGDRFALWDLDWQIPQQYGIQQVYGENGGPGGLFHSLRIIPPILDICADVAEICPNAWVFNYSNPMSRICTTVHRRFPQLNFVGMCHEIASLERYLPEMLGTSFDNLSLRAAGLNHFSVLLEASYKDSGKDAYADVRAKAPDYFSRLPGYSDILAYTRNHGKLVETEGSTERDALGGKDSAYPWADRTLFKEILEKFHHLPITGDSHFGEYIRWASEVSDHRGILDFYTFYRNYLGHVQPKIELKLKERVVPIMEGILTDSGYEESAVNIPNQGFIKQLPAFIAVEVPAIIDRKGVHGIKVDMPAGIGGLLSNQIAIHDLTADAVIEGSRDLVIQALLVDSVNDKCRAIPELVDVMISRQGPWLDYLK; encoded by the coding sequence ATGGCTACAAAAATCGTTTTAGTGGGCGCAGGCAGCGCGCAATTCGGCTACGGCACCCTGGGCGATATCTTCCAGAGCAAGACGCTGTACGGCAGTGAAATTGTGCTGCATGACATCAACCCGGCCTCGCTGGCCGTGACCGAGAAAACCGCCCGTGACTTCCTGGCTGCGGAAGATCTGCCGTTTATCGTCAGCGCCACCACCGACCGCAAAACCGCGTTGAGCGGAGCGGAGTTCGTGATTATCTCCATTGAAGTGGGCGACCGCTTTGCACTCTGGGATCTCGACTGGCAGATCCCGCAGCAGTACGGCATTCAGCAGGTGTATGGCGAAAACGGTGGCCCCGGCGGGCTGTTCCACTCGCTGCGCATCATTCCACCGATCCTCGACATCTGCGCCGACGTGGCGGAGATTTGCCCGAACGCCTGGGTATTCAACTACTCGAACCCGATGAGCCGCATTTGCACCACCGTGCATCGCCGTTTCCCGCAGCTCAATTTTGTCGGCATGTGCCATGAAATCGCCTCACTTGAGCGTTATCTGCCGGAAATGCTCGGCACCTCCTTCGACAACCTCAGCCTGCGCGCAGCCGGGCTGAACCACTTCAGCGTGTTGCTGGAGGCCAGCTATAAAGACAGCGGCAAAGACGCTTACGCCGACGTACGCGCCAAGGCGCCGGACTATTTCTCCCGCCTGCCGGGCTACAGCGACATTCTGGCTTACACCCGCAATCACGGCAAACTGGTGGAGACGGAAGGCAGCACCGAACGCGATGCGCTGGGCGGTAAAGACAGCGCCTATCCGTGGGCGGACCGCACGCTGTTCAAAGAGATCCTGGAGAAGTTTCACCATTTGCCGATCACCGGCGACAGCCACTTTGGCGAGTACATCCGCTGGGCCAGCGAAGTCAGCGATCACCGCGGCATCCTCGATTTCTACACCTTCTACCGCAACTATCTGGGGCATGTGCAGCCAAAAATCGAACTGAAGCTGAAAGAACGCGTGGTGCCGATCATGGAAGGGATCCTCACCGATTCCGGTTATGAAGAGTCTGCGGTCAACATTCCGAACCAGGGTTTTATCAAGCAGCTGCCGGCGTTTATTGCCGTCGAAGTCCCGGCGATTATCGACCGCAAGGGCGTACACGGCATCAAGGTCGACATGCCTGCGGGCATCGGCGGCCTGTTGAGCAACCAGATTGCGATTCACGATCTGACCGCCGACGCAGTGATTGAAGGCTCGCGCGACCTGGTTATCCAGGCGCTGCTGGTCGATTCGGTCAACGATAAGTGCCGCGCGATACCGGAGCTGGTGGACGTGATGATCTCACGCCAGGGGCCGTGGCTCGATTACCTGAAATAA
- a CDS encoding carbohydrate ABC transporter permease has product MKLTRQQQKYGHKALIFAGAALASVICLFPFYYALITSLRSGGSLFQVAYLPGVPQWGNYLTALVDNGIARSLLNSIVVATLTVGICLLVSITAAFALARISFRGRKYLLFTILCVSMFPQVAVLSGMFELVRFMGLYDSLGALVLSYTTFSLPFTVWVLTTFMKAIPVELEEAAIVDGANTWTIITRIFAPIMGPSLVTTGLLAFIGAWNEFMFALTFVISSGKRTVPVAIGMLQGASQFELPWGTIMAASVIVTLPIIVLVLIFQRRIVSGLTNGAVKG; this is encoded by the coding sequence ATGAAACTGACTCGCCAACAGCAAAAGTACGGCCATAAGGCGCTGATTTTCGCCGGTGCCGCGCTGGCCAGCGTCATCTGTTTGTTTCCCTTTTACTACGCGCTGATCACCTCGCTGCGTTCGGGGGGCAGCCTGTTCCAGGTCGCTTACCTGCCGGGGGTGCCGCAGTGGGGCAACTACCTGACGGCGTTGGTGGATAACGGCATCGCCCGCAGCTTGTTGAACTCGATCGTCGTGGCAACGCTGACGGTGGGCATCTGCCTGCTGGTGTCGATTACCGCCGCCTTCGCGCTGGCGCGCATCAGTTTTCGCGGCCGCAAATATCTGCTGTTCACCATTTTGTGCGTCTCGATGTTCCCCCAGGTGGCGGTGCTGTCCGGCATGTTCGAACTGGTGCGTTTTATGGGGCTGTACGATTCGCTGGGCGCGTTGGTGCTCTCCTACACCACCTTTTCGCTGCCGTTTACCGTCTGGGTGCTGACCACCTTTATGAAGGCGATCCCGGTGGAGCTGGAAGAGGCGGCGATCGTCGACGGCGCCAACACCTGGACCATCATTACCCGCATCTTCGCGCCCATCATGGGGCCGTCGTTGGTGACCACCGGGCTGCTGGCGTTTATCGGCGCCTGGAATGAATTCATGTTCGCCCTGACCTTTGTCATCTCCAGCGGCAAGCGCACCGTGCCGGTGGCGATCGGCATGCTGCAGGGCGCTTCTCAGTTCGAACTCCCCTGGGGCACCATCATGGCGGCCTCGGTCATCGTCACACTGCCGATCATCGTGCTGGTTCTGATTTTCCAGCGCCGCATCGTCAGCGGATTAACCAACGGCGCAGTAAAAGGCTGA
- a CDS encoding carbohydrate ABC transporter permease produces MKRDTHSLTLTATPAPAAVKPVRRSKLNHRQRRSRIAWLLVAPAMLLLAAVAGWPLLRTLFYSFTDAMLDAPDEYRFVGFANYLDLTGGEHAYGVLADPQWWQAVGNTLRFSLLSVSLELVFGMLLALLMNQKFRGQGLVRTAILVPWAIPTIVSAKMWGWMFHDQYGVVNDLLLKSGVIAAPLAWVAEPGLSMWAVVIADVWKTTPFMALMLLAALQLIPGDLYEAARVDGANAWQRFRRITLPLIMPAMIVALIFRVMDALRVFDLIYVLTSNSEATISVSGYARDRMVSYQEMGSGSAASVLVFMMVAGIAACFLTLGRLNDKEKRA; encoded by the coding sequence ATGAAACGCGATACACACAGCTTAACCCTGACGGCCACGCCCGCTCCGGCGGCAGTGAAGCCGGTCAGACGCAGCAAGCTTAATCACCGCCAGCGCCGCAGCCGCATCGCCTGGCTGTTGGTGGCGCCGGCAATGTTGCTGCTGGCGGCGGTTGCCGGCTGGCCGCTGCTGCGAACCCTGTTTTACAGCTTTACCGACGCCATGCTGGATGCGCCGGATGAATACCGCTTTGTCGGCTTCGCCAACTATCTGGATCTGACCGGGGGCGAACACGCGTACGGCGTACTGGCGGATCCGCAGTGGTGGCAGGCGGTGGGCAATACGCTGCGTTTCAGCCTGCTGTCGGTATCGCTGGAGCTGGTGTTCGGCATGCTGCTGGCGCTGCTGATGAACCAGAAATTTCGCGGCCAGGGGCTGGTGCGCACCGCCATTTTGGTGCCCTGGGCGATTCCAACCATCGTCTCCGCCAAGATGTGGGGCTGGATGTTCCACGATCAGTACGGCGTGGTGAACGATCTGCTGCTCAAGTCGGGGGTTATCGCCGCGCCGCTGGCCTGGGTCGCCGAGCCGGGGCTGTCGATGTGGGCGGTGGTGATTGCGGACGTCTGGAAAACCACGCCGTTTATGGCGCTGATGCTGCTGGCCGCGTTGCAGCTTATCCCGGGCGATCTGTACGAAGCCGCACGGGTGGACGGGGCAAACGCCTGGCAGCGGTTCCGGCGCATCACGTTGCCATTGATCATGCCGGCGATGATCGTCGCGTTGATTTTCCGGGTGATGGATGCGCTGCGGGTATTCGACCTGATCTATGTGTTGACCTCCAACAGTGAAGCCACCATCTCGGTGTCCGGCTATGCCCGCGACCGCATGGTCAGCTATCAGGAAATGGGCTCCGGCTCGGCCGCTTCGGTGCTGGTGTTCATGATGGTGGCCGGTATCGCCGCCTGTTTCCTCACGCTGGGCCGCCTGAACGACAAGGAGAAACGCGCATGA